A DNA window from Salvelinus fontinalis isolate EN_2023a chromosome 28, ASM2944872v1, whole genome shotgun sequence contains the following coding sequences:
- the lgi3 gene encoding leucine-rich repeat LGI family member 3, whose product MLNTGSRRVPGWLKLLAGLCLLLCLVGETGAKRVPKIPRCPTTCSCTKDSAFCVDTKTIPKSFPPGIISLTMVNAAFTTIPEGAFSHLHLLQFLLLNSNTFTVVADDAFAGLSHLQYLFIENNDIQALSKHTFRGLKSLTHLSLSNNNLQLLPRELFKYFDILTDLDLRGNSFRCDCKIKWLVDWMEKTNTSVPAIYCASPFEFQGRRIHDLTPRDFNCISADFAVYETFPFQSVSVESYEFNDDQFVAFAQPDTGFCTLFVWDHVEMVFRMYHNITSRSAVYCKPVVINNTLYMVVAQLFGGSHIYKWEEDPQRFVKIQDIDTTRVRKPNFVETFQLDDEWYFAVADSSKAGSTSIYRWNSNGFYSHQSLHPWHRDTHVEFLDVEGKQRLILSSASQPPVVYQWNRSLRQFAFHSQITETADVQMVKHFWVRKVLYLCLTRFIGDSKILRWEGQRYVEIQTLPSRGSMAVYPFTVGPRQYLLLGSDFSFSRVYLWDDLTQRFQPFQELNMRAPRAFSLVSVDNKDILLAASFKGNTLAYQHLIVDLSAK is encoded by the exons ATGCTGAATACCGGATCGAGAAGGGTCCCGGGATGGCTGAAGCTGTTGGCCGGCCTATGTCTGCTTCTCTGCCTGGTGGGGGAGACCGGGGCCAAGAGGGTCCCCAAAATCCCCCGCTGTCCTACCACCTGCTCCTGCACCAAAGACAGTGCCTTCTGTGTGGATACCAAGACTATCCCCAAGAGCTTTCCCCCTGGGATCATCTCCCT GACGATGGTGAATGCAGCCTTCACTACAATCCCAGAGGGAGCCTTCTCCCACCTGCACCTTCTGCAGTTTCT tctGCTGAACTCCAACACCTTCACTGTTGTGGCTGATGATGCCTTCGCAGGTCTGTCACACCTGCAGTACTT ATTTATAGAGAACAATGACATCCAAGCCCTGTCAAAGCACACCTTCAGAGGGCTTAAATCCTTGACTCACCT TTCTCTGTCAAATAATAACCTGCAGCTCCTTCCACGAGAACTCTTCAAATATTTTGACATTCTGACAGACTT AGACCTGCGGGGTAACTCTTTCCGCTGTGACTGTAAAATCAAGTGGCTTGTGGACTGGATGGAGAAGACCAACACCTCTGTCCCTGCAATCTACTGTGCCAGCCCATTTGAGTTCCAAGGCCGCAGAATCCATGATCTCACCCCAcgagacttcaactgtatcagcgCAG ACTTTGCAGTTTATGAAACTTTCCCCTTCCAGTCTGTGTCAGTGGAGTCCTATGAATTCAACGACGATCAGTTTGTGGCCTTCGCCCAGCCTGATACTGGGTTCTGCACACTGTTTGTATGGGATCATGTGGAAATGGTCTTCCGGATGTATCATAATATAACAT CTCGCTCCGCTGTCTACTGCAAGCCTGTGGTAATAAACAACACTCTTTACATGGTTGTGGCTCAACTTTTTGGAGGATCCCACATCTACAA GTGGGAAGAGGACCCACAGCGATTTGTGAAGATCCAGGACATTGACACCACACGTGTGAGGAAACCCAACTTTGTTGAGACCTTCCAGCTGGATGATGAGTGGTACTTTGCAGTGGCAGACAGTTCCAAGGCAGGCTCTACGAGCATATACCGCTGGAACAGCAACGGTTTCTACTCCCACCAATCCCTTCATCCCTGGCATCGTGACACCCATGTGGAGTTCCTAGATGTGGAGGGGAAGCAGCGTCTCATTCTCTCCAGTGCCTCCCAGCCCCCAGTGGTTTACCAGTGGAACCGCAGCCTGCGCCAGTTTGCCTTTCATTCCCAAATCACTGAGACTGCTGATGTGCAGATGGTCAAGCATTTCTGGGTGCGCAAAGTTCTCTACCTCTGTCTTACACGCTTCATTGGCGACTCCAAGATTCTCCGCTGGGAGGGGCAGCGCTATGTTGAGATTCAGACCCTGCCCTCACGTGGCTCTATGGCTGTGTATCCATTCACCGTGGGCCCCCGCCAGTATCTTCTCTTAGGGAGTGATTTCTCCTTCTCTCGAGTTTACTTGTGGGACGACCTTACCCAGCGCTTCCAGCCCTTCCAGGAGCTCAACATGAGAGCACCCCGGGCCTTCAGCTTGGTGTCAGTGGACAACAAAGACATCCTGCTGGCAGCCAGCTTCAAAGGCAACACCCTGGCCTACCAGCACCTAATAGTGGATCTCAGTGCCAAATAG